The following are encoded together in the Hoplias malabaricus isolate fHopMal1 chromosome 3, fHopMal1.hap1, whole genome shotgun sequence genome:
- the ndufs1 gene encoding NADH-ubiquinone oxidoreductase 75 kDa subunit, mitochondrial — MLRLPAVGRALAGAAHTKGSLTASNNVKTSVRAASNLVEVFVDGKPVMVEPGTTVLQACEKVGVQIPRFCYHERLSVAGNCRMCLVEIERAPKPVAACAMPVMKGWNILTNSEKTRKAREGVMEFLLANHPLDCPICDQGGECDLQDQSMTFGSDRSRFTEGKRAVEDKNIGPLIKTIMTRCIQCTRCVRFASEIAGVEDLGTTGRGNSMQIGTYVEKMFMSELSGNVIDVCPVGALTSKPYAFTARPWETRKTESIDVLDAVGSNIVVSTRGGEVMRVMPRLNEDVNEEWISDKTRFAYDGLKRQRLTQPLVKDASGQLVPTAWEDALTRVAAVLQGVQGSEVGAIAGGMVDAESLVALKDLMNKLDSEVLCTEETFPMAGAGTDLRSNYLLNSRIAGIEECDLLLLIGTNPRFEAPLFNARIRKSWLHNELQVALVGHNVDLSYSYDHLGDSTQVLQEIAAGKHPYCQVLAKAKRPVVVVGSSCLQRADSAAILRVVSTIAQNARVSSGVEEGWKVLNVLHRVASQVAALDLGYKPGVDAIRKNPPKVLYMLGADAGCITKAELPKDSFVIYQGHHGDVGALMADVILPGAAYTEKYGTYVNTEGRAQQTRLAVTPPGLAREDWRILRAVSELAGITLSYDTLEEVRDRLAEVAPNLVRYDDVEEANYFSQASELSKAVNQSLLADPLVPPQLSVKDFYMTDSISRASQTMAKCVKAVTEGAEAVDEPSIC, encoded by the exons ATGTTGCGTTTGCCTGCAGTTGGTCGAGCCCTCGCTGGGGCAGCCCACACCAAAGGGAGCCTTACTGCGTCTAACAATG TAAAGACCTCTGTTCGGGCTGCGAGTAACCTCGTGGAAGTGTTCGTTGATGGAAAGCCTGTGATGGTGGAACCAGGGACTACGGTTCTTCAG GCCTGTGAGAAAGTTGGAGTCCAGATTCCTCGTTTCTGCTATCATGAACGTCTCTCTGTGGCAGGCAACTGTCGAATGTGTTTAGTGGAAATCGAGAGAGCCCCTAAG CCTGTAGCGGCATGTGCCATGCCTGTCATGAAAGGATGGAACATTCTCACAAACTCTGAGAAGACACGAAAGGCCAG AGAGGGAGTCATGGAGTTCCTTCTTGCCAATCACCCTCTGGACTGTCCGATCTGTGACCAGGGAGGAGAGTGCGATTTGCAG GACCAGTCAATGACATTTGGTTCAGACAGAAGTCGGTTCACAGAGGGGAAGAGAGCAGTGGAGGACAAGAACATTGGTCCACTGATCAAAACTATCATGACACGCTGCATTCAGTGCACACGCTGTGTCCG CTTTGCTAGTGAAATTGCAGGTGTGGAGGATTTGGGAACCACAGGTCGTGGAAACAGCATGCAGATTGGCACCTATGTTGAGAAAATGTTCATGTCTGAGCTGTCAGGGAATGTGATAGATGTGTGTCCTGTGGGAGCGCTGACATCTAAACCCTATGCTTTCACAGCCCGACCCTGGGAAACCAG GAAGACAGAGTCCATTGATGTGCTTGATGCAGTGGGTTCTAATATTGTGGTGAGCACAAGAGGTGGAGAGGTAATGAGGGTCATGCCACGCCTAAATGAAGATGTCAATGAGGAATGGATCTCGGACAAGACCAG ATTTGCCTATGATGGGCTGAAGAGACAGCGTCTGACTCAGCCTCTGGTAAAGGATGCCAGTGGTCAATTGGTACCCACTGCCTGGGAGGATGCTCTCACGCGTGTTGCTGCTGTG CTCCAGGGAGTCCAGGGTTCTGAGGTAGGAGCGATTGCTGGTGGGATGGTAGACGCAGAGTCTCTGGTGGCCCTGAAAGACTTGATGAACAAATTGGACAGTGAAGTGCTGTGCACAGAGGAGACATTTCCTATGGCTGGTGCTGG GACGGACTTGCGCTCCAATTACCTTCTGAATTCCCGCATTGCTGGCATCGAGGAGTGTGATCTGCTGCTTCTGATTGGAACAAACCCACGCTTTGAGGCTCCCCTTTTCAATGCACGCATCAGAAAGAG CTGGCTCCATAATGAGCTGCAGGTTGCTTTAGTGGGCCATAATGTGGATCTTAGCTACTCTTACGATCATCTGGGCGATTCCACTCAGGTGCTGCAGGAAATAGCTGCTGGAAAGCACCCTTACTGCCAG GTCTTGGCCAAAGCCAAGCGTCCAGTGGTAGTGGTGGGAAGCTCCTGTCTGCAGAGGGCCGATAGTGCTGCCATCTTGAGGGTTGTATCCACGATTGCACAGAATGCCCGTGTCAGCAGTGGGGTGGAGGAGGGATGGAAAGTCTTGAATGTGCTGCATAG AGTGGCCAGTCAGGTAGCAGCTCTGGACCTGGGCTATAAACCTGGTGTAGACGCAATCCGGAAGAACCCACCTAAAGTGCTGTACATGCTGGGAGCTGATGCTGGCTGCATCACTAAAGCAGAGCTACCAAAGGACAGCTTCGTTATCTACCAGG GCCACCATGGCGATGTGGGAGCGCTCATGGCTGATGTGATCCTGCCCGGTGCTGCTTACACAGAGAAGTATGGCACATATGTGAACACAGAGGGACGTGCCCAACAGACCAGACTTGCTGTTACCCCACCTGGTCTGGCCCGTGAGGACTGGAGGATCCTTCGTGCTGTCTCTGAG CTGGCTGGAATCACATTGTCGTATGACACGTTAGAGGAAGTGAGGGACAGACTGGCAGAGGTGGCTCCTAACTTAGTACGTTATGATGATGTGGAGGAAGCCAACTACTTCAGCCAGGCCAGCGAGCTCTCTAAG GCTGTGAATCAGTCATTGCTTGCAGACCCTCTTGTTCCCCCTCAGCTCTCTGTGAAAGACTTCTACATGACAG ACTCCATCAGCAGAGCATCCCAGACAATGGCCAAGTGTGTGAAGGCTGTGACCGAGGGAGCAGAAGCAGTAGATGAACCTTCGATCTGCTAA
- the zdbf2 gene encoding DBF4-type zinc finger-containing protein 2 isoform X1 → MPLEERPAPTAKNAVTDQAGMSHRTSGREQPVAGPSNTPQRQGFCSCCQVLYSSVEEHILSARHREVVRAARADVSSGSLMERFLQDVLQHHPHRYNDTRPTHADLPCLSTLPAPREVLSEVYCGSEDDGASVGTREEMPSSDEESCQLVQAEATTAFKGQSHYQAGTPFPGPMDSGAGTSALTGTETRGKGLEHPVPEKYSPTQGFLHRTSGRSARDKPHASLQVAQTIQPESSQTQPPVKPCSSKPLPLTQTGTPELQHRKAHRKTNRHRGGSDSSTGCRGSPVTKCITSKGQLGPSQPAFKETILWTAVQPGPHRERIFSEHSDQIEEVIEEVIGKYCYGHSPKQIQQEEEGSFHLSLQSINESKNSEEWDNTLQVAFEKNTADDKRLACLMEVHINLEDQGYKSQLHTALNTVLEDEQTEFGETKENKVEEIFPDLPHIPQSFVGKTWAQVMLEDDLKVDGMVKEFRQGQFRCYFDSESLAKFGKHCRKKKKSRHQEKNADGALCNDVIPLVEPHPEEDPEHPPVFKKTRRRIYRMASRCQVVKVSHGTQTTTPSCPVVRRKTVPEVDVFPNVPEPPKDLSPERTPDMKTRLCALKLPASYCKIMSPLQPKTIVYVLSSPDGVQGTLKPTPIKRMGRKRKSADEECAFKYKYKKTPLKYYDPLTNRILKTPPKGMSSMPSSKSLSHVRQLFRSLSPDINKERYSSAQRRSPRGSTKGRGDSSMADLCASTSGSFLDSGGPSEPGSSVSSSRRALFSRSSVSSSSRFLLGHLMPSASHTDSSTRTQSQSHADGSLKFAGTNLEEDHAEEQVDRPPVRRRSQRQGLKEKPLTPAKKPSAPPYRTKRKSIKARSRVKSGSPLQRRVSTRVAAGGRVSPRNKNSTRVSPRSSASSKLAL, encoded by the exons ATGCCTCTGGAGGAGAGACCTGCACCCACTGCTAAAA ATGCAGTTACAGATCAAGCTGGCATGTCCCACAG GACCAGTGGAAGGGAGCAGCCAGTTGCTGGTCCTTCAAACACCCCTCAACGGCAGGGCTTCTGCAGCTGCTGTCAGGTTCTCTATAGCAGCGTAGAAGAG CACATCTTGAGCGCTAGGCACAGAGAAGTTGTGCGGGCAGCAAGAGCAGATGTGTCCTCTGGAAGTCTTATGGAGAGATTCCTCCAGGACGTGCTTCAACACCATCCTCATCGCTACAATGACACACG GCCTACCCATGCTGACTTGCCTTGTCTGAGCACCTTACCGGCCCCAAGAGAAGTCTTATCAGAGGTGTACTGTGGGTCGGAGGATGATGGAGCATCTGTTGGAACCCGAGAGGAGATGCCCAGTTCGGATGAGGAATCCTGTCAACTGGTGCAAGCTGAAGCCACAACTGCATTCAAGGGCCAGAGTCACTATCAAGCAGGCACTCCTTTTCCTGGGCCAATGGACAGTGGTGCAGGAACTAGTGCACTTACTGGTACTGAAACAAGGGGAAAAGGGTTGGAACACCCAGTTCCTGAAAAGTATTCCCCCACACAGGGGTTTTTGCATAGGACTAGTGGCAGGTCTGCTAGAGACAAACCACATGCATCATTACAAGTTGCACAAACCATTCAGCCAGAGAGTTCTCAAACTCAACCACCTGTGAAACCATGTAGCTCAAAACCTCTTCCTCTTACTCAAACAGGAACCCCTGAGCTTCAGCACAGGAAAGCGCACAGAAAAACCAATAGGCATAGAGGGGGAAGTGATTCCAGCACAGGTTGTCGTGGTTCACCAGTAACAAAGTGCATTACCTCAAAAGGCCAGCTTGGACCCTCACAGCCAGCATTTAAGGAGACTATTTTATGGACTGCAGTGCAACCAGGTCCACACAGGGAACGGATATTTAGTGAACACTCAGACCAGATAGAAGAGGTGATAGAAGAGGTTATTGGGAAGTACTGCTATGGCCATAGCCCCAAACAAatacagcaggaggaagagggcAGCTTTCATCTCAGCTTGCAGTCTATAAATGAGTCTAAAAACAGTGAGGAATGGGACAATACATTGCAGGTTGCATTTGAGAAAAACACAGCTGATGACAAACGTCTAGCATGCCTTATGGAGGTGCATATAAACCTTGAGGACCAGGGGTATAAATCCCAGCTGCACACagctttaaacactgtgttagaAGATGAACAAACAGAGTTTGGGGAAACCAAAGAGAACAAAGTGGAAGAGATTTTTCCAGATCTTCCTCACATACCACAGTCTTTTGTGGGAAAGACATGGGCACAGGTGATGTTAGAGGATGACTTGAAAGTTGATGGCATGGTGAAAGAGTTCCGACAAGGGCAATTCCGCTGTTATTTTGACAGTGAATCTCTGGCTAAGTTTGGgaagcactgcagaaaaaagaaaaagagcagaCATCAGGAGAAAAATGCTGATGGTGCTCTGTGTAACGATGTTATACCTCTAGTAGAGCCCCATCCTGAGGAGGACCCAGAACATCCACCAGTGTTCAAGAAAACCAGAAGACGGATATACCGGATGGCATCACGCTGCCAAGTGGTAAAAGTCAGCCACGGAACACAAACTACAACCCCAAGCTGCCCTGTGGTGCGGAGAAAAACAGTACCTGAAGTTGACGTTTTTCCAAATGTCCCTGAGCCTCCGAAAGATCTGAGCCCTGAGAGGACCCCAGACATGAAGACAAGACTGTGTGCACTCAAGCTTCCTGCATCTTACTGCAAGATTATGAGTCCTTTGCAGCCCAAAACAATAGTTTATGTTCTTTCTTCCCCAGATGGAGTACAGGGCACCCTCAAACCCACTCCAATTAAAAGAATGGGCAGAAAGCGGAAGTCAGCAGATGAGGAATGTGCATTTAAATACAAGTACAAGAAGACTCCTCTCAAATATTATGACCCACTGACAAACAGAATCCTTAAAACTCCACCTAAAGGAATGTCCTCAATGCCCAGTTCTAAATCTCTCTCCCATGTCCGACAGTTGTTTCGCAGCCTTAGTCCTGACATCAACAAAGAACGCTACAGTTCAGCACAGAGGCGCTCACCCAGAGGCTCTACAAAAGGACGCGGTGACAGTAGCATGGCAGATCTTTGTGCGTCTACCTCTGGTTCCTTCCTGGATAGCGGTGGCCCGTCAGAACCTGGCTCTTCAGTGTCTAGTAGCCGAAGGGCCTTGTTCAGCCGATCATCCGTTTCCAGCAGCAGTCGTTTTCTGCTGGGGCATCTCATGCCTTCTGCCTCTCATACAGACAGCTCCACCAGAACACAATCTCAATCACATGCAGATGGTTCTCTCAAGTTTGCAGGGACCAATCTAGAAGAGGACCATGCAGAGGAACAGGTGGACCGTCCACCAGTCAGGCGGCGCTCACAGAGGCAAGGACTTAAAGAGAAACCCCTTACTCCAGCAAAGAAGCCATCAGCACCCCCTTACAGGACCAAGAGGAAGTCAATAAAAGCTAGATCAAGGGTAAAGTCTGGTAGCCCTCTCCAACGTAGGGTCAGCACCCGTGTCGCCGCGGGAGGTAGAGTGTCTCCCCGGAACAAGAACTCAACCAGGGTTTCACCCAGATCATCAGCATCTTCTAAGCTGGCTCTCTAA
- the zdbf2 gene encoding DBF4-type zinc finger-containing protein 2 isoform X2, whose translation MERFLQDVLQHHPHRYNDTRPTHADLPCLSTLPAPREVLSEVYCGSEDDGASVGTREEMPSSDEESCQLVQAEATTAFKGQSHYQAGTPFPGPMDSGAGTSALTGTETRGKGLEHPVPEKYSPTQGFLHRTSGRSARDKPHASLQVAQTIQPESSQTQPPVKPCSSKPLPLTQTGTPELQHRKAHRKTNRHRGGSDSSTGCRGSPVTKCITSKGQLGPSQPAFKETILWTAVQPGPHRERIFSEHSDQIEEVIEEVIGKYCYGHSPKQIQQEEEGSFHLSLQSINESKNSEEWDNTLQVAFEKNTADDKRLACLMEVHINLEDQGYKSQLHTALNTVLEDEQTEFGETKENKVEEIFPDLPHIPQSFVGKTWAQVMLEDDLKVDGMVKEFRQGQFRCYFDSESLAKFGKHCRKKKKSRHQEKNADGALCNDVIPLVEPHPEEDPEHPPVFKKTRRRIYRMASRCQVVKVSHGTQTTTPSCPVVRRKTVPEVDVFPNVPEPPKDLSPERTPDMKTRLCALKLPASYCKIMSPLQPKTIVYVLSSPDGVQGTLKPTPIKRMGRKRKSADEECAFKYKYKKTPLKYYDPLTNRILKTPPKGMSSMPSSKSLSHVRQLFRSLSPDINKERYSSAQRRSPRGSTKGRGDSSMADLCASTSGSFLDSGGPSEPGSSVSSSRRALFSRSSVSSSSRFLLGHLMPSASHTDSSTRTQSQSHADGSLKFAGTNLEEDHAEEQVDRPPVRRRSQRQGLKEKPLTPAKKPSAPPYRTKRKSIKARSRVKSGSPLQRRVSTRVAAGGRVSPRNKNSTRVSPRSSASSKLAL comes from the exons ATGGAGAGATTCCTCCAGGACGTGCTTCAACACCATCCTCATCGCTACAATGACACACG GCCTACCCATGCTGACTTGCCTTGTCTGAGCACCTTACCGGCCCCAAGAGAAGTCTTATCAGAGGTGTACTGTGGGTCGGAGGATGATGGAGCATCTGTTGGAACCCGAGAGGAGATGCCCAGTTCGGATGAGGAATCCTGTCAACTGGTGCAAGCTGAAGCCACAACTGCATTCAAGGGCCAGAGTCACTATCAAGCAGGCACTCCTTTTCCTGGGCCAATGGACAGTGGTGCAGGAACTAGTGCACTTACTGGTACTGAAACAAGGGGAAAAGGGTTGGAACACCCAGTTCCTGAAAAGTATTCCCCCACACAGGGGTTTTTGCATAGGACTAGTGGCAGGTCTGCTAGAGACAAACCACATGCATCATTACAAGTTGCACAAACCATTCAGCCAGAGAGTTCTCAAACTCAACCACCTGTGAAACCATGTAGCTCAAAACCTCTTCCTCTTACTCAAACAGGAACCCCTGAGCTTCAGCACAGGAAAGCGCACAGAAAAACCAATAGGCATAGAGGGGGAAGTGATTCCAGCACAGGTTGTCGTGGTTCACCAGTAACAAAGTGCATTACCTCAAAAGGCCAGCTTGGACCCTCACAGCCAGCATTTAAGGAGACTATTTTATGGACTGCAGTGCAACCAGGTCCACACAGGGAACGGATATTTAGTGAACACTCAGACCAGATAGAAGAGGTGATAGAAGAGGTTATTGGGAAGTACTGCTATGGCCATAGCCCCAAACAAatacagcaggaggaagagggcAGCTTTCATCTCAGCTTGCAGTCTATAAATGAGTCTAAAAACAGTGAGGAATGGGACAATACATTGCAGGTTGCATTTGAGAAAAACACAGCTGATGACAAACGTCTAGCATGCCTTATGGAGGTGCATATAAACCTTGAGGACCAGGGGTATAAATCCCAGCTGCACACagctttaaacactgtgttagaAGATGAACAAACAGAGTTTGGGGAAACCAAAGAGAACAAAGTGGAAGAGATTTTTCCAGATCTTCCTCACATACCACAGTCTTTTGTGGGAAAGACATGGGCACAGGTGATGTTAGAGGATGACTTGAAAGTTGATGGCATGGTGAAAGAGTTCCGACAAGGGCAATTCCGCTGTTATTTTGACAGTGAATCTCTGGCTAAGTTTGGgaagcactgcagaaaaaagaaaaagagcagaCATCAGGAGAAAAATGCTGATGGTGCTCTGTGTAACGATGTTATACCTCTAGTAGAGCCCCATCCTGAGGAGGACCCAGAACATCCACCAGTGTTCAAGAAAACCAGAAGACGGATATACCGGATGGCATCACGCTGCCAAGTGGTAAAAGTCAGCCACGGAACACAAACTACAACCCCAAGCTGCCCTGTGGTGCGGAGAAAAACAGTACCTGAAGTTGACGTTTTTCCAAATGTCCCTGAGCCTCCGAAAGATCTGAGCCCTGAGAGGACCCCAGACATGAAGACAAGACTGTGTGCACTCAAGCTTCCTGCATCTTACTGCAAGATTATGAGTCCTTTGCAGCCCAAAACAATAGTTTATGTTCTTTCTTCCCCAGATGGAGTACAGGGCACCCTCAAACCCACTCCAATTAAAAGAATGGGCAGAAAGCGGAAGTCAGCAGATGAGGAATGTGCATTTAAATACAAGTACAAGAAGACTCCTCTCAAATATTATGACCCACTGACAAACAGAATCCTTAAAACTCCACCTAAAGGAATGTCCTCAATGCCCAGTTCTAAATCTCTCTCCCATGTCCGACAGTTGTTTCGCAGCCTTAGTCCTGACATCAACAAAGAACGCTACAGTTCAGCACAGAGGCGCTCACCCAGAGGCTCTACAAAAGGACGCGGTGACAGTAGCATGGCAGATCTTTGTGCGTCTACCTCTGGTTCCTTCCTGGATAGCGGTGGCCCGTCAGAACCTGGCTCTTCAGTGTCTAGTAGCCGAAGGGCCTTGTTCAGCCGATCATCCGTTTCCAGCAGCAGTCGTTTTCTGCTGGGGCATCTCATGCCTTCTGCCTCTCATACAGACAGCTCCACCAGAACACAATCTCAATCACATGCAGATGGTTCTCTCAAGTTTGCAGGGACCAATCTAGAAGAGGACCATGCAGAGGAACAGGTGGACCGTCCACCAGTCAGGCGGCGCTCACAGAGGCAAGGACTTAAAGAGAAACCCCTTACTCCAGCAAAGAAGCCATCAGCACCCCCTTACAGGACCAAGAGGAAGTCAATAAAAGCTAGATCAAGGGTAAAGTCTGGTAGCCCTCTCCAACGTAGGGTCAGCACCCGTGTCGCCGCGGGAGGTAGAGTGTCTCCCCGGAACAAGAACTCAACCAGGGTTTCACCCAGATCATCAGCATCTTCTAAGCTGGCTCTCTAA
- the eef1b2 gene encoding elongation factor 1-beta — protein MGFGDLKTPAGLKVLNDFLADKSYIEGYVPSQADVAVFDALSGAPSADLCHALRWYNHIKSYQKEKASLPGVKKPLGQYGPPGVEDTTSTTGGAAPADDAEEDDDIDLFGSDEEEDEETKKLKEERLAAYNAKKSKKPALIAKSSILLDVKPWDDETDMAKLEECVRSIELDGLVWGQSKLVPVGYGIKKLQIACVVEDDKVGTDQLEELITAFEDHIQSVDVAAFNKI, from the exons ATGGGCTTCGGCGACCTGAAAACTCCCGCTGGACTCAAAGTCCTCAACGACTTCTTGGCGGATAAGAGCTACATCGAAGG ATATGTGCCATCTCAGGCTGATGTTGCAGTCTTCGATGCCCTCTCTGGTGCCCCCTCCGCAGACCTGTGCCATGCCCTTCGCTGGTACAATCACATCAAGTCTTACCAGAAGGAAAAGGCCAG CCTCCCAGGTGTGAAGAAGCCACTGGGTCAGTATGGACCCCCTGGTGTGGAGGACACAACAAGCACCACAGGTGGAGCTGCTCCTGCTGATGATGCAGAAGAGGATGATGACATTGATCTGTTCGGCTCTGATGAGGAGGAG GATGAAGAGACCAAGAAGCTGAAGGAGGAGAGACTAGCCGCATACAACGCAAAGAAGTCCAAAA AGCCAGCCCTAATCGCAAAGTCCTCAATTCTTCTGGACGTAAAACCTTGGGACGATGAAACTGATATGGCCAAGCTGGAGGAGTGTGTTCGCAGTATTGAACTGGATGGCCTGGTTTGGGGCCAGT ccaAATTGGTGCCTGTTGGCTATGGCATCAAGAAGCTGCAGATTGCATGTGTGGTAGAAGATGACAAGGTTGGAACAGATCAGCTGGAAGAGTTGATCACTGCCTTCGAGGATCACATCCAGTCTGTCGATGTAGCTGCCTTCAACAAGATCTGA